The following proteins come from a genomic window of Anopheles ziemanni chromosome 3, idAnoZiCoDA_A2_x.2, whole genome shotgun sequence:
- the LOC131288646 gene encoding transient-receptor-potential-like protein, with translation MGNEKKDPGGVGVQIESPSPVPSSYGGSAAFNMITNINLPVPLSLEEKKFLLAVERGDLASVKRILQRAHRRRNVNVNCVDSLGRGALTLAIENENLEMVELLVVMNVETKDALLLAINAEFVEAVELLLEHEELIHKDGEPYSWQRVDINTAMFTPDITPLMLAAHKNNYEILKILLDRGATLPMPHDVKCGCEECIRRSSEDSLRHSLARVNEYRALASPSLIALSSQDPLLTAFQLSWELRNLAFAEQECKSQYLELRHQCQNFAVELLDQSRSSQELAIILNYDPESPPYMDGDHMKLTRLELAIDYKQKKFVAHPNIQQLLAAMWYEGVPGFRRKSAAEKIAIIVRTAVLFPFYCMLYMIAPNCETSMFMRKPFMKFLIHASSYLFFLFLLILVSQRAEVQVVLLFGTESMKRALQEELARQRGNGPTYLECLVVIYVIGFIWEETQEIFIEGIRSYLRNMWNFIDFARNFLYCCVVLLRIIAYIQQSSQIAADPSTAYIAREHWDDFDPQLIAEGLFAAANVFSALKLVHLFSINPHLGPLQISLGRMVIDIVKFFFIYSLVLFAFACGLNQLLWYFADLEKSKCYSLKGGLPDWDNQGDACMKWRRFGNLFESSQSLFWASFGMVGLEAFELTGIKSYTRFWGLLMFGSYSVINVIVLLNLLIAMMSNSYAMIEEHSDTEWKFARTRLWMSYFEESSTLPPPFNIFPNMKHLMRLFGKKKKRDLKRESTIRRKEDKERAERYTNVMRALVWRYVSAMHRRMEQDAVTEDDINEVKTEISAMRYELLDIFEKNGMDVSAVDRKEKAVLAKRMKIWERRLMKDFHVAPVEMGEQEEQEEEEEDANPLARFRRVAKKVANNTSSAKWGQVMTSVGVEINSQIGRCRNRDSFRQQQQLQKAMDEARRLVERSPLPRSRSVSPHVEGYTDETTNTLLHLLSQLAEGDETSPGNTLNANDLKSRATTPINLLTAQLQAALSKTPSPRMMKSTKAGDGGLGGLKSPAGSSMGGSRSPGGPMSRLEGPTPAAKSPLASIAGSKSPSPEGTPAPEKKPATLGVRSPPMVKSPPPCKDPPTVQSPPPPPQVQSPPPTIHITRTESQLVKKKSESTEDTKEQELSTVGDPSAPSVVHSDDPEPLVSGVNSPPKVIKRKAPAPERPTGPEDIAVARPVAAKPQPGQGMLPPPPSKEDSASSAPVIPVFSTTPATPLPTHKSRPASPKLVASPPPPPPPTAASPPLVPLIKTELMIDSEPSAAATKPTSAGGSKESLIVGGGDASADAARAASSPPCLRPYRKVEDVTTIKRQPKTGWL, from the exons AtgggaaacgaaaagaagGACCCGGGCGGGGTCGGCGTGCAGATCGAGTCGCCCTCGCCGGTACCGTCCAGCTACGGTGGCTCGGCCGCGTTCAACATGATCACCAACATCAATCTGCCCGTGCCACTGTCGCTCGAGGAGAAGAAGTTTCTCCTGGCGGTGGAACGGGGCGACCTGGCGAGCGTCAAGCGGATCCTCCAGCGGGCCCACCGGCGGCGCAATGTGAACGTCAACTGCGTAGATTCGTTGGGGCGAGGGGCGCTGACGCTGGCCATCGAGAACGAGAATCTCGAGATGGTTGAACTGTTGGTGGTCATGAACGTGGAGACGAAGGATGCGCTGCTGCTGGCGATCAACGCCGAGTTCGTCGAGGCGGTCGAGCTGCTGCTCGAGCACGAAGAGCTCATCCACAAGGACGGTGAACCCTAC agCTGGCAACGGGTCGACATCAACACGGCCATGTTTACGCCGGACATTACGCCGTTGATGTTGGCGGCTCACAAGAACAACTACGAAATCCTGAAGATCCTACTCGATCGTGGTGCGACCCTTCCGATGCCACACGACGTAAA GTGCGGCTGCGAGGAATGTATCCGACGCTCATCGGAGGACTCCTTGCGTCACTCGTTGGCACGCGTCAACGAGTACCGTGCCCTCGCTAGTCCTTCCCTTATCGCGCTCAGCTCGCAGGATCCTCTCCTAACGGCCTTCCAGCTGTCCTGGGAGCTGAGGAATCTGGCGTTCGCCGAGCAGGAATGCAAATCCCAGTACCTCGAGCTACGTCACCAGTGTCAGAACTTTGCCGTGGAGCTGCTGGATCAATCGCGTAGCTCGCAGGAGCTTGCGATCATTCTGAACTACGATCCCGAGTCACCGCCCTACATGGACGGCGATCATATGAAGCTGACCCGGCTCGAGCTTGCGATCGACTACAAGCAGAAGAAGTTTGTCGCCCATCCGAACATCCAGCAGCTGCTTGCGGCCATGTGGTACGAGGGTGTGCCCGGTTTCCGGCGCAAGTCGGCGGCCGAGAAGATCGCCATCATCGTGCGCACGGCCGTGCTGTTCCCGTTCTACTGCATGCTGTACATGATCGCACCGAACTGCGAAACGTCCATGTTTATGCGGAAACCGTTCATGAAGTTCTTGATCCACGCTTCGTCCTATCTGTTCTTCCTGT TTCTTCTCATACTCGTATCGCAGCGGGCAGAAGTGCAGGTGGTTCTCCTCTTCGGCACGGAAAGCATGAAGCGCGCACTACAGGAGGAGTTGGCCCGCCAGCGAGGCAACGGGCCGACGTACCTCGAGTGCCTCGTCGTGATCTACGTGATCGGGTTCATCTGGGAGGAAACGCAGGAGATCTTCATCGAGGGCATCCGGAGCTACCTGCGCAACATGTGGAACTTCATCGACTTCGCGCGCAACTTCCTCTACTGCTGCGTGGTGCTGCTGCGCATCATCGCGTACATTCAGCAGTCGTCGCAGATTGCGGCCGACCCGAGCACGGCGTACATCGCCCGCGAGCACTGGGACGACTTCGATCCGCAGCTGATCGCCGAAGGGTTGTTCGCGGCCGCTAACGTGTTCTCCGCCCTCAAGTTGGTGCACCTGTTCTCGATCAATCCGCACCTCGGACCGCTGCAGATTTCGCTCGGCCGGATGGTGATCGATATCGTGAAGTTCTTCTTCATCTACTCGCTCGTACTGTTTGCGTTCGCGTGCGGTCTGAATCAACTGTTGTGGTACTTTGCCGACCTGGAGAAGTCCAAGTGTTACAGCTTGAAGGGCGGCCTACCGGATTGGGATAACCAGGGTGATGCGTGTATGAAGTGGAGACGATTTGGAAA CCTTTTCGAATCCTCTCAGTCGCTGTTCTGGGCCAGTTTCGGTATGGTCGGGCTGGAGGCGTTTGAGCTGACCGGCATCAAATCGTACACGCGATTCTGGGGCCTGCTCATGTTCGGCTCGTACAGTGTGATCAATGTGATCGTACTACTGAACCTGCTTATCGCTATGATGTCCAACTCGTACGCCATGATTGAGGAACACTCCGACACGGAGTGGAAGTTCGCCAGGACGCGCCTCTGGATGAGCTACTTCGAGGAGAGCTCGACCCTGCCGCCACCGTTCAACATCTTCCCCAACATGAAGCACCTGATGCGCCTCttcggcaagaagaagaagcgcgaTCTGAAGCGTGAATCAACGATC CGTCGTAAGGAGGATAAGGAGCGTGCGGAACGCTACACGAACGTCATGCGAGCCCTCGTCTGGCGGTACGTTTCCGCGATGCATCGCCGCATGGAGCAAGACGCCGTGACGGAGGATGACATCAACGAGGTAAAGACGGAGATCTCCGCCATGCGCTACGAGCTGCTGGACATCTTCGAGAAGAACGGCATGGATGTGTCGGCGGTCGATCGCAAGGAGAAGG CGGTGTTGGCGAAGCGTATGAAGATTTGGGAGCGTCGCCTTATGAAGGACTTCCACGTAGCGCCGGTTGAGATGGGTGAACAGGAGGaacaggaggaggaagaggaggacgcAAACCCACTCGCACGGTTCCGTCGGGTGGCGAAGAAGGTCGCCAACAACACGTCCTCAGCCAAGTGGGGTCAGGTGATGACGAGTGTCGGTGTGGAGATAAACAGCCAGATCGGACGGTGCCGCAATCGGGACAGCttccgccagcagcagcagttgcagAAGGCGATGGACGAGGCACGCCGTTTGGTGGAACGTAGTCCTTTGCCTCGCTCGCGCAGCGTTTCGCCGCATGTCGAGGGTTACACGGATGAGACGACCAACACGCTGCTCCATCTGCTCAGCCAGTTGGCCGAAGGTGACGAGACGTCCCCGGGTAATACGCTGAACGCGAACGATCTCAAGAGCCGCGCGACGACGCCGATTAACCTGTTGACGGCGCAACTCCAGGCCGCCCTCAGCAAGACGCCATCTCCGCGCATGATGAAGTCGACCAAGGCCGGTGACGGTGGTCTGGGTGGGTTGAAATCTCCCGCTGGCTCGTCCATGGGTGGCTCACGCTCACCCGGTGGTCCAATGTCCCGCCTGGAGGGTCCAACTCCGGCCGCAAAATCCCCGCTCGCTTCCATCGCCGGCAGTAAATCTCCATCTCCCGAGGGAACCCCAGCGCCGGAGAAGAAACCGGCCACCCTTGGGGTGAGGTCACCACCGATGGTTAAATCGCCGCCTCCTTGCAAAGATCCTCCCACTGTCCAGtcgcctcctccaccaccccaGGTGCAGTCACCTCCACCGACGATCCACATTACGCGCACCGAATCGCAGCTTGTGAAGAAGAAATCCGAATCGACCGAAGACACCAAGGAGCAGGAACTATCCACCGTCGGTGACCCCTCGGCTCCCTCCGTCGTGCACAGCGACGATCCGGAGCCGCTCGTCTCGGGCGTCAACTCGCCACCGAAGGTGATCAAACGGAAGGCACCCGCTCCGGAGCGTCCCACCGGCCCGGAGGACATAGCCGTGGCACGTCCCGTCGCAGCGAAACcacaacccggtcagggtatGCTTCCTCCTCCACCGTCGAAGGAAGATTCGGCGTCGTCGGCTCCGGTCATTCCCGTCTTCAGCACCACTCCGGCAACGCCCCTTCCAACTCACAAGTCACGACCGGCATCCCCGAAGCTGGTTGcgtcaccaccgccaccgccaccaccaaccgccgCTAGCCCTCCACTGGTGCCGCTGATTAAAACGGAACTCATGATCGACTCCGAACCGTCCGCTGCCGCAACCAAACCAACGTCGGCCGGCGGTAGCAAGGAGAGCCTGATCGTGGGCGGTGGAGACGCGTCGGCCGATGCTGCACGGGCCGCCTCCTCACCACCCTGCTTGCGCCCGTACCGGAAGGTGGAAGATGTGACCACCATCAAGCGGCAACCGAAGACCGGATGGTTGTAA